A DNA window from Niabella yanshanensis contains the following coding sequences:
- a CDS encoding FAD-dependent oxidoreductase gives MLLDNKQVAIVGGGPGGLTLAKLLQLKGCHVKVYERDLDKNARVQGAPLDLHDESGLAALTKAGLLDAFKNNFLPGADREKIMNEQAEVFYSDHEIKPGSNFGHAHFRPEIDRGTLRKILLNSLEPGTVMWNSHFIGMKPRNTGWQLEFKDGNIVEADVVIAADGAHSKIRPYITDSKAFYSGITMLDGTIENARQNVPVIYAMLNGGKIMAFGNEKNILMGQKGNGEIGFYLSFKADPDWVVKSGLAFWDRTQVFNWFKKEYAGWSSVWDALLNHTILPFIPRPIYCIPLDQTWNALPNLTMLGDAAHVMPPFAGEGVNMAMLDALELSQTVTSDKFSSLQEAISYYEIHMRKRAAVMAKESLDNGERMHSKEALTTMLGFFNSY, from the coding sequence ATGTTATTGGATAATAAACAAGTTGCCATTGTTGGCGGCGGACCTGGCGGACTAACTTTAGCTAAGCTCTTGCAATTAAAAGGTTGCCATGTAAAAGTATATGAAAGAGACCTGGACAAAAATGCCCGGGTGCAGGGAGCGCCGCTTGATCTGCATGATGAATCAGGATTAGCAGCTTTAACAAAAGCCGGGCTCCTTGACGCATTTAAAAATAACTTTCTGCCTGGCGCTGACCGGGAGAAGATAATGAATGAACAGGCTGAAGTATTTTACAGCGACCACGAAATAAAGCCCGGGAGCAACTTTGGGCATGCGCATTTCCGGCCCGAAATAGACCGGGGCACATTAAGGAAGATTTTGCTGAACTCTTTAGAACCCGGTACCGTAATGTGGAACAGCCATTTTATTGGCATGAAGCCCCGGAATACTGGATGGCAGCTGGAATTCAAAGATGGGAATATAGTTGAGGCAGATGTGGTCATTGCTGCAGACGGCGCCCACTCAAAGATCCGGCCTTATATCACCGATAGTAAAGCTTTTTACTCAGGCATTACCATGTTGGATGGAACTATTGAGAACGCCCGGCAAAATGTACCTGTTATTTACGCTATGCTGAACGGAGGCAAAATAATGGCGTTCGGTAATGAGAAAAATATCTTGATGGGACAAAAAGGCAACGGTGAAATAGGATTTTATTTAAGCTTTAAAGCAGACCCCGACTGGGTTGTGAAGAGTGGCCTGGCCTTTTGGGATAGAACCCAGGTATTTAACTGGTTTAAAAAGGAATATGCGGGATGGAGTAGTGTATGGGATGCATTACTGAATCATACGATTCTGCCCTTTATACCCAGGCCGATTTATTGTATCCCCCTGGACCAGACCTGGAATGCATTGCCCAATCTTACGATGCTGGGCGACGCAGCGCATGTCATGCCGCCTTTTGCCGGCGAAGGTGTTAATATGGCTATGCTGGACGCACTTGAACTAAGCCAAACTGTAACATCAGATAAGTTCAGTTCCTTACAGGAAGCTATTTCGTATTACGAGATCCATATGCGTAAAAGAGCTGCTGTTATGGCGAAAGAATCGCTTGATAACGGTGAGCGAATGCATAGCAAAGAAGCGCTTACCACCATGCTTGGTTTTTTCAACAGCTACTGA
- a CDS encoding helix-turn-helix domain-containing protein — translation MSSDLQFRLQRPDPSVAAFVESFWELRNLSNCDKEIVVLPDGRADLTFFRSSTDLFRIIRSGIETFPQQAILKSQTVMFAISFKLPAIEYLFGDSIAGILDYAQFLPTDFWGFNETILNDFDLFCQKATPYIQSLLPAEVDPRKEELFELLYSTKGDISVKTLSEKVYWSSRQINRYFNDRFGLSVKNYCNILRFRASFEHIKEGKLFPEQNFADQSHFIREVKKLSGVSPKELNKNQNGRFIQFSALGLK, via the coding sequence ATGAGTAGTGATCTCCAATTCCGTTTACAGCGGCCCGATCCGTCTGTCGCAGCGTTCGTAGAAAGTTTTTGGGAACTGCGTAATCTTTCTAATTGCGATAAAGAAATTGTTGTTTTACCCGATGGACGGGCAGATCTTACCTTCTTCCGGTCTTCCACTGATCTGTTCCGTATTATACGATCAGGTATTGAAACCTTTCCGCAGCAAGCTATACTTAAAAGCCAGACAGTGATGTTTGCGATAAGCTTTAAGCTTCCTGCAATAGAATACCTGTTTGGAGATAGCATCGCCGGTATATTAGACTATGCTCAATTCCTGCCCACTGATTTCTGGGGTTTTAACGAAACTATTTTAAATGATTTTGATCTCTTCTGTCAAAAAGCTACCCCATACATACAATCGCTATTACCGGCCGAAGTAGATCCCAGGAAAGAGGAACTGTTTGAGTTACTGTATAGCACTAAAGGCGACATATCTGTAAAGACATTATCAGAGAAAGTGTATTGGAGCAGCCGGCAGATCAACCGCTATTTTAATGACCGGTTTGGTCTCTCTGTAAAAAATTACTGCAATATCCTCCGGTTCCGTGCCTCATTTGAACATATCAAAGAAGGGAAATTATTTCCGGAACAAAATTTTGCCGATCAGTCTCATTTTATCCGTGAAGTAAAAAAGCTTTCCGGTGTTTCTCCCAAAGAATTAAACAAAAATCAAAACGGCCGATTTATACAATTTTCTGCTCTCGGGCTAAAGTAA
- a CDS encoding alpha-L-rhamnosidase — translation MKRTINMLFAFLLCSPVWALSDIKPVYLRCNYKVNPFIDTKIPMLSWELVSNQNNQVQTAYQVMVASSLALLNNETPDIWNSGKTEGNQTNQVAYNGKPLFSAGIYYWKVRSWDKDRNAGPWSIVASWETGLFNKLEWKADWIGFELDSLNTNKDYHLPPAPYLRREVRLKTGIKRARLYVTSLGLNEFYVNGTRIGSDYFLPGWTDYNKRLYYQVYDVSKNIKAGDNVLGAVLSPGWYAGYVGYALLVGSPQVRGFYGNTPLLRASVWVEYHNGEREIIATDGSWKASDGALRETDILNGETYDARREVKGWSQTGFNMLDWKPVTIYADKADRELQVYPGNPVAIFDTLTAKKITKARNGRYIVDFGQNFSGIIRLNVKGKTGDSIIIRYGEMLHPDGRLMTENLRRARAIDTYIIKGDENMETWSPQFTYHGFQFVEIAGLKYQPTIETIKGLVLTSSTPGAGTMETDNAMINQLYKNIVWTQRSNYFDIPTDCPQRDERLGWTGDAQVYTRSAIYNNDISAFFLKWLQDLNDAQFPNGAYPIYAPMPLTVNGLSAIRSTDSYSPGWMEAGIICAYEMYQAYGDTGIIKKYWPGMKRFMSFLDQKAGGDHLFKERAFEEISPKGGFGDWLSVGKKTSPDLLASIYYFYCSKLMEEMAAAIGADKDKQQLQQNAQRIRAAFVKHYTDGAGNFKVNPEIYGDVTGYVEYSKEKGFHGHTQTAYANAIYMGLLPADFIKIAGNSLAGLLNENDWKLATGFLGVKPLLPALSLTGHTGLAYHLLLSKEYPSWGFEVINGATTIWERWNSYIKEKGFENNAGMNSFNHYSFGSVNEWMFEYMAGIKPAAAGFKKIIIRPEIADSSINYVKASYHSINGKIESSWKKVNGKLIMDIIIPVNTKAKVLIPASSVGSVRVKGKNDIMLKSSDVSNRVEADLGSGKYQFEVTGFATPE, via the coding sequence TTGAAAAGGACAATCAACATGCTCTTTGCATTTTTATTATGCAGCCCCGTATGGGCATTATCAGATATAAAGCCGGTATATCTCCGGTGTAACTACAAAGTAAATCCATTTATTGACACCAAAATTCCCATGCTCAGCTGGGAGCTGGTATCCAATCAAAACAACCAGGTGCAGACCGCCTACCAGGTGATGGTAGCATCTTCATTGGCGTTACTCAACAATGAAACTCCTGATATCTGGAATAGCGGTAAAACAGAAGGCAATCAAACCAACCAGGTTGCTTACAATGGTAAGCCACTTTTTTCAGCCGGTATATACTATTGGAAAGTGCGTAGCTGGGATAAAGATCGGAATGCCGGTCCCTGGAGTATAGTAGCGTCATGGGAAACTGGACTTTTCAATAAGCTGGAATGGAAAGCTGATTGGATAGGATTTGAGTTGGACAGTTTAAATACTAATAAAGATTATCACCTGCCGCCTGCGCCTTACTTGAGAAGGGAAGTGAGGTTAAAAACCGGTATTAAGCGTGCCAGGCTATACGTTACTTCTTTAGGCCTAAACGAATTTTATGTCAATGGTACACGTATAGGTAGTGATTATTTTTTACCCGGTTGGACAGACTATAATAAAAGACTTTATTACCAGGTGTATGATGTTTCAAAGAACATTAAAGCGGGAGATAATGTTTTGGGTGCCGTTCTATCGCCGGGATGGTATGCGGGGTACGTGGGTTATGCATTGTTAGTAGGCAGTCCGCAGGTACGTGGCTTTTACGGGAACACGCCGCTTTTAAGAGCAAGTGTTTGGGTGGAATATCATAACGGTGAAAGAGAGATAATAGCAACAGATGGCTCCTGGAAAGCCAGTGACGGTGCTTTACGGGAAACAGATATATTGAATGGGGAAACCTATGACGCACGACGTGAAGTAAAAGGTTGGAGCCAAACGGGGTTTAATATGCTAGACTGGAAACCCGTTACAATTTACGCTGACAAAGCTGACAGGGAGTTACAGGTATATCCCGGAAATCCTGTCGCAATATTCGATACCCTTACTGCAAAGAAAATTACGAAAGCCAGGAATGGCAGGTATATTGTAGACTTTGGTCAGAATTTTTCAGGCATCATCAGACTGAATGTGAAAGGGAAAACGGGTGATAGCATCATTATCCGTTATGGAGAAATGTTACACCCCGATGGAAGGTTGATGACCGAAAACCTGAGAAGAGCAAGAGCTATCGATACCTACATAATAAAGGGCGATGAAAATATGGAAACCTGGTCTCCGCAGTTTACCTATCATGGTTTTCAGTTCGTAGAGATCGCGGGATTAAAATATCAGCCGACTATCGAGACCATTAAAGGTTTGGTATTAACCTCATCAACACCCGGTGCAGGAACCATGGAAACGGATAATGCCATGATCAATCAGCTTTATAAAAACATTGTATGGACCCAGCGGTCTAATTATTTTGATATCCCTACCGACTGTCCTCAAAGAGATGAACGCCTGGGGTGGACAGGTGACGCACAGGTTTATACACGGTCTGCCATTTATAATAATGATATCTCAGCTTTCTTTCTAAAATGGCTGCAGGATCTGAATGATGCGCAGTTTCCCAATGGCGCCTATCCCATATACGCACCCATGCCGCTTACGGTAAACGGCTTATCAGCCATACGATCAACAGACAGTTATTCGCCAGGCTGGATGGAAGCCGGAATCATTTGTGCCTATGAAATGTACCAGGCTTATGGTGATACCGGCATTATTAAAAAGTATTGGCCCGGCATGAAACGTTTTATGAGTTTTTTGGACCAAAAAGCAGGGGGAGACCATTTATTCAAAGAAAGGGCGTTTGAAGAAATATCGCCTAAAGGCGGATTTGGAGACTGGTTGTCTGTAGGAAAAAAAACATCACCCGACCTGCTGGCTTCTATTTATTACTTCTATTGCAGCAAGCTGATGGAAGAGATGGCGGCTGCCATTGGAGCCGACAAGGACAAACAACAACTACAACAAAATGCGCAACGGATCCGGGCAGCTTTTGTAAAACATTATACCGACGGGGCCGGCAATTTTAAAGTAAATCCTGAAATTTATGGGGATGTAACCGGTTATGTGGAATATAGCAAGGAGAAAGGGTTTCACGGACATACCCAAACAGCCTACGCCAATGCCATTTATATGGGATTGCTACCTGCCGATTTCATAAAGATTGCTGGTAATAGTCTTGCCGGCTTACTTAACGAAAATGATTGGAAACTGGCTACCGGGTTTCTGGGTGTAAAACCTTTGCTGCCGGCACTTTCATTAACGGGCCATACAGGGCTGGCCTACCACCTGCTACTATCAAAAGAATATCCATCCTGGGGTTTTGAAGTGATAAATGGAGCCACTACTATCTGGGAAAGATGGAATAGTTATATCAAAGAAAAAGGTTTCGAGAATAATGCAGGCATGAATTCATTCAACCATTATTCCTTCGGCTCGGTAAATGAATGGATGTTTGAATATATGGCCGGTATAAAACCCGCAGCGGCGGGTTTTAAAAAAATCATTATACGGCCTGAAATAGCCGATAGCAGCATCAACTATGTGAAGGCATCCTATCATTCCATAAATGGCAAAATTGAGTCATCCTGGAAGAAAGTAAACGGCAAACTGATAATGGATATAATTATACCTGTTAATACAAAAGCAAAAGTATTGATACCTGCCAGCTCCGTTGGCTCTGTTCGTGTAAAAGGAAAGAATGATATAATGTTGAAAAGCTCAGATGTCAGTAATAGGGTGGAAGCGGATTTAGGATCGGGTAAATATCAGTTTGAAGTCACTGGTTTCGCTACTCCTGAGTAG
- a CDS encoding PepSY-associated TM helix domain-containing protein, translating to MSRSNSKSRFKKIIQWFHLWLGLVSGLVFFIMGLTGAIYAYQPELSRLTQPYLTVQEESRAYLPISRLSEIAAKQLPGKKPTRIIYYAKDRAVTVHFIKRGSDPYYWAVYLNPYSGEVLKTSNTETEFFRFILRGHMYLWLPQQIGKVVVAVCMILFTVIVISGLILWWPRNKNARKSSYTVKWNASPKRLNYDLHKVLGFYASWVLFFIVATGLAWSFESVMKAEYWLFSGGKERPTPPKFVSANPGVNTDGPALDQILQTATQSYPGVEHYQVRLPDSDSASVNVIMYLKEGKYAPADNLYFDQYTARRFTASNWGLYKDANAGEKANRMTYDIHTGGIGGFAGRTLVFFTGLIAASLPITGFYIWWGKKKKKKKKAVAKLRIIQKAPERELV from the coding sequence GTGTCTCGTTCAAACTCTAAAAGCCGGTTTAAGAAGATTATTCAATGGTTTCACCTCTGGCTCGGACTGGTGTCCGGGCTGGTGTTTTTTATTATGGGGCTCACCGGCGCGATTTATGCCTACCAGCCAGAGTTGTCCAGATTGACGCAACCCTATCTTACTGTACAAGAAGAATCCCGTGCCTACCTGCCTATTTCCCGGTTAAGTGAAATCGCCGCAAAGCAATTACCGGGTAAAAAACCTACAAGAATTATTTATTACGCCAAAGATCGTGCGGTAACTGTACACTTTATTAAAAGAGGTAGTGATCCCTATTATTGGGCAGTATACCTGAATCCATACAGCGGCGAGGTATTAAAAACCAGCAATACGGAGACCGAGTTTTTCCGGTTTATTTTACGTGGTCATATGTATTTATGGCTACCGCAACAAATAGGTAAAGTAGTGGTAGCTGTTTGTATGATTCTTTTCACTGTTATTGTAATCTCCGGACTTATTCTTTGGTGGCCGCGTAACAAAAATGCCCGGAAAAGCAGCTATACCGTTAAGTGGAACGCGTCTCCGAAGCGTTTGAACTATGATCTGCATAAAGTGCTCGGTTTTTACGCCAGCTGGGTGTTGTTTTTCATTGTTGCCACAGGCCTGGCCTGGAGCTTCGAAAGCGTCATGAAAGCCGAGTACTGGTTATTTAGCGGTGGTAAGGAAAGACCCACGCCTCCCAAATTCGTTTCCGCAAACCCCGGAGTAAACACTGACGGACCGGCGCTTGATCAGATACTTCAAACCGCTACACAAAGTTACCCCGGTGTTGAGCATTACCAGGTAAGGTTACCCGATTCGGATAGCGCTTCTGTCAACGTGATCATGTATTTAAAAGAAGGTAAATATGCTCCTGCAGATAACCTGTATTTTGACCAATATACCGCCCGGCGTTTTACCGCCTCTAACTGGGGATTATACAAAGACGCCAATGCCGGTGAAAAAGCGAACAGAATGACCTATGATATTCATACAGGTGGTATTGGCGGGTTTGCGGGTCGTACCCTGGTATTCTTTACGGGTTTAATAGCCGCCTCACTTCCTATCACAGGATTTTACATCTGGTGGGGTAAAAAGAAAAAGAAGAAGAAAAAGGCCGTTGCAAAACTAAGGATCATTCAAAAGGCACCAGAGCGGGAACTAGTGTAG
- a CDS encoding TonB-dependent receptor, giving the protein MKRSGFRYQWMMLFVLMMAGSAAVAQSGTVKGRVITSDNQPAPYVTITLVGTSRNVISDEAGFYTLNKLPAGDYELEASFVGYETLKKSVTVNSGQTTTADFQISISNSQLQEVIVTNSKNKFVYKSSEYVARMPLKNLENPQVYNVVGRALIQEQLIIERTDLYRNIPGSVPNFSAGGSMGLSMRGFSTTIGMRNGMATSAIVPLNPAILERIESIKGPSGTLFGSNRNVTFGGVYNYVTKRPYEEFGGEISVAGGSFEFGRVTADINTPINKEKTALFRINAAAQSEGSFQDQGFNKNYTIAPTFSYQVNDRLKLTLDMEMTRGNYTVVSFGIGNTTARNFKDLPLDYKKSYINNSIDVNNGINNIQAQVEYKISDQWKSQTNYLYSVGYYKNLYWTALNMITDSTVSRVVRNQTPETFGNIEVQQNFIGDFKIGSIRNRMVVGIDYNHNYNDLYRATVNFGTINLNRPVPGMSRPAIDSISSGQGFITTSTVAKNASIYASDVVNITDHLLAMLSLRVDRYSTKGTFNVLTGLYTGAYDQTSLSPKFGLVYQVIPNKLSVFGNYMNGFVNLPPTPQPDNTILVLKPQYGNQLEGGVKFDLFNTKLAGSVSVYDISVTNSTRKETIEGKEFTFQDGTQRSRGVEAEVIANPIPGMNIVAGYGFNENRYRNAPAAQQGKNVIFSPKNIGNLWVSYTIPENKVKGLGFGAGVNYVGDSWYDGANSFKVPGYTLLSGSVFYDTQRYRFALKGNNLSNERYWNNNGTPQKPSNFIASVSFKL; this is encoded by the coding sequence ATGAAACGATCTGGGTTTAGGTACCAATGGATGATGTTATTTGTTTTGATGATGGCGGGTAGTGCTGCTGTAGCTCAGTCGGGAACTGTAAAAGGAAGGGTAATCACCAGCGATAACCAGCCAGCCCCCTATGTAACAATTACCCTGGTAGGCACCAGCAGAAATGTGATCAGTGATGAGGCCGGTTTTTATACGCTCAATAAGCTACCGGCCGGCGACTATGAACTGGAAGCTTCTTTTGTCGGTTATGAAACTTTGAAAAAATCAGTTACCGTTAACTCCGGACAAACTACGACTGCTGATTTTCAGATCAGTATATCCAATAGCCAGTTGCAGGAAGTGATTGTAACGAATTCCAAAAATAAATTTGTTTATAAATCAAGCGAATACGTAGCACGTATGCCGTTAAAAAACCTGGAAAATCCGCAGGTCTATAATGTTGTTGGCCGTGCTTTGATACAGGAGCAGTTGATTATTGAACGCACCGACCTCTATCGCAATATACCCGGCTCTGTACCCAATTTCTCCGCAGGAGGATCGATGGGTTTAAGCATGAGAGGTTTTTCTACCACCATTGGTATGAGAAATGGGATGGCTACCAGCGCCATTGTGCCGCTCAACCCTGCAATTCTTGAGCGTATAGAGTCCATCAAAGGGCCATCCGGCACGCTGTTCGGAAGTAACCGGAACGTAACTTTTGGCGGTGTTTATAATTACGTGACCAAACGCCCTTATGAAGAATTTGGCGGCGAGATCAGCGTTGCCGGCGGTAGCTTTGAATTTGGCCGCGTAACAGCAGACATTAATACACCTATCAATAAAGAGAAAACCGCCTTATTCCGCATCAATGCTGCTGCACAATCGGAAGGAAGCTTCCAGGACCAGGGATTTAATAAAAACTATACCATTGCTCCTACTTTTTCTTACCAGGTGAACGACCGGCTGAAGTTGACACTGGATATGGAAATGACGCGTGGAAATTATACAGTTGTTTCATTTGGAATAGGTAATACCACAGCGCGCAATTTCAAAGACCTGCCACTTGATTATAAAAAATCATATATCAACAACAGTATCGATGTAAATAACGGTATCAATAATATACAGGCACAGGTAGAATATAAAATTTCCGATCAATGGAAATCACAAACCAATTACCTGTACTCTGTTGGTTATTATAAGAACCTCTACTGGACTGCTTTAAATATGATCACCGACTCAACTGTCAGCCGTGTGGTGCGAAACCAAACCCCGGAAACTTTTGGCAATATAGAAGTACAGCAAAATTTTATAGGAGATTTTAAGATCGGTTCTATTCGTAACCGCATGGTAGTCGGTATTGATTATAACCATAACTATAATGATCTGTATCGTGCCACCGTTAATTTTGGCACTATTAACTTAAACCGGCCGGTACCCGGTATGAGCCGTCCTGCCATTGACTCGATTTCATCCGGGCAGGGTTTTATTACTACGTCAACTGTGGCTAAAAATGCCAGTATTTATGCCTCGGACGTAGTCAATATTACAGACCATCTATTAGCCATGCTAAGCCTGCGGGTAGACCGCTATTCCACCAAAGGCACTTTTAACGTGTTAACGGGTTTGTATACGGGGGCTTATGATCAAACATCATTATCCCCTAAGTTTGGATTGGTATACCAGGTTATTCCAAACAAATTATCCGTATTTGGTAATTATATGAACGGTTTTGTAAACCTTCCGCCGACACCACAGCCGGATAATACGATCCTGGTATTAAAGCCGCAATACGGGAACCAATTGGAGGGCGGTGTAAAATTCGACTTATTTAACACCAAATTGGCGGGAAGCGTAAGCGTATATGATATCAGCGTTACCAACTCGACTCGCAAAGAAACAATTGAAGGCAAAGAATTCACCTTCCAGGACGGCACTCAGCGCAGCCGCGGTGTGGAAGCCGAAGTGATTGCCAATCCTATACCCGGTATGAATATTGTTGCGGGCTATGGCTTTAACGAAAACCGTTACCGTAACGCCCCGGCAGCACAGCAGGGTAAAAACGTGATTTTTAGTCCTAAAAATATCGGTAATCTCTGGGTAAGTTATACCATACCCGAAAACAAAGTAAAAGGATTAGGTTTTGGCGCCGGTGTGAATTATGTGGGAGACTCCTGGTACGATGGGGCAAATAGCTTTAAGGTTCCCGGCTACACATTATTGAGCGGGTCGGTATTTTATGATACACAGCGATACCGTTTTGCGTTGAAAGGGAATAACCTTTCCAACGAGCGTTACTGGAATAATAACGGAACGCCGCAAAAACCATCAAATTTTATAGCCAGTGTCTCGTTCAAACTCTAA
- a CDS encoding SixA phosphatase family protein, producing the protein MNLLKKAFPLILILLFTAGTGAAQKDSITKVFIIRHAEKADDGSKDPPLSEAGKNRAAALAKTFSKTRIDGIYSTPYKTRETVSVLSAQTGVSVVNYNPMDTEAIWSLVRNQKGKNLLFAGHSNTVPLILNRLTQSEGYKDLPETKFDNIWILLLKGTELVDLIHLTY; encoded by the coding sequence ATGAATCTATTAAAAAAGGCTTTCCCATTGATTCTAATCCTGCTTTTTACAGCAGGAACGGGCGCAGCTCAAAAAGATTCCATTACTAAAGTATTTATTATACGTCATGCGGAAAAAGCTGATGACGGGTCAAAAGACCCGCCTTTATCAGAGGCAGGGAAAAACAGGGCCGCCGCTCTGGCTAAAACATTCTCAAAAACCCGTATCGATGGGATTTACAGCACACCTTATAAAACCAGGGAAACCGTGAGCGTTTTAAGCGCTCAGACTGGTGTATCTGTTGTAAACTATAATCCCATGGATACAGAAGCAATCTGGTCGCTGGTGCGCAATCAAAAAGGGAAAAACCTGTTATTTGCAGGGCATTCTAATACAGTTCCTTTAATATTGAACCGGCTCACCCAAAGCGAGGGGTACAAAGATTTACCGGAAACCAAATTTGATAATATCTGGATCCTTTTGCTAAAAGGTACTGAACTGGTAGACCTGATCCATTTAACCTATTGA
- a CDS encoding HD domain-containing protein: MDEQLILDAVRTYVYREFSGEGTGHDFFHLERVVKMALRIARQENANLFLTELAAWMHDVGDHKLNNGVDRSEEQITAMLNQLNVPEHVTSQVTAIVSQVSFSKGKIAETIEAKIVQDADRLDAIGAIGLARVFAFGGSKQREIHNPQQPDQTTLQHFYDKLLKLKDLMNTATAKQIALERHGYLEAFLERFYKEWNGEA; the protein is encoded by the coding sequence ATGGATGAGCAGTTAATTTTAGACGCCGTAAGAACTTATGTGTACCGGGAATTTTCGGGTGAAGGTACGGGGCATGATTTTTTTCACCTGGAAAGGGTCGTAAAAATGGCATTGCGAATAGCCCGCCAGGAAAATGCGAATCTTTTCCTGACGGAGCTGGCTGCCTGGATGCATGATGTGGGAGACCATAAGCTCAATAATGGAGTGGACCGGTCTGAAGAACAAATAACAGCGATGCTGAATCAATTGAACGTACCTGAGCATGTAACTTCACAGGTTACAGCCATTGTTTCCCAGGTTTCTTTTAGCAAGGGGAAAATAGCGGAGACCATCGAAGCTAAAATTGTACAGGATGCCGACAGACTGGATGCTATTGGAGCTATTGGATTAGCCAGAGTTTTTGCTTTTGGTGGCAGCAAACAAAGAGAGATTCACAATCCTCAACAGCCGGATCAGACCACCCTCCAACATTTTTATGATAAGCTGTTGAAGCTAAAAGATTTGATGAATACGGCAACCGCTAAACAAATTGCTTTGGAACGGCATGGTTACCTGGAAGCATTTTTGGAGCGCTTTTATAAGGAATGGAATGGAGAGGCCTGA